The following are encoded in a window of Sminthopsis crassicaudata isolate SCR6 chromosome 5, ASM4859323v1, whole genome shotgun sequence genomic DNA:
- the INSIG1 gene encoding insulin-induced gene 1 protein — protein MPRLDEHFWSCSYTTRGRHKGNLRAGTARLTEKVGDMLNPSVSSSSLVLVGQGAINTETTDSNRNTNSRSPSNSWHHHLVQRSVVLFAVGVFLALVLNLLQIQRNVTLFPEEVIATIFSSAWWVPPCCGTAAAVVGLLYPCIDSHLGEPHKFKREWASVMRCIAVFVGINHASAKLDFANNVQLSLTLAALSLGLWWTFDRSRSGLGLGITIAFLATLITQFLVYNGVYQYTSPDFLYIRSWLPCIFFSGGVTVGNIGRQLAMGIPEKPHSD, from the exons ATGCCCAGATTAGACGAACACTTCTGGAGTTGTTCTTACACTACCAGAGGGAGGCATAAAGGCAACCTCCGTGCTGGCACTGCTAGGCTGACTGAGAAAGTGGGAGACATGCTAAATCCCTCGGTCTCCAGCTCTTCCCTGGTACTGGTGGGACAAGGTGCCATCAACACTGAAACCACAGACAGCAACAGGAACACTAACAGCAGATCCCCCAGTAACAGTTGGCACCATCATTTGGTGCAGCGAAGTGTTGTGCTCTTTGCAGTCGGTGTCTTCCTAGCCCTGGTCCTCAACTTGCTTCAGATACAGAGGAATGTCACACTTTTCCCAGAAGAAGTTATCGCCACAATCTTTTCCTCTGCCTGGTGGGTTCCTCCGTGCTGTGGAACAGCAGCTG CTGTTGTTGGTTTGCTCTATCCCTGTATTGACAGTCACCTTGGAGAACCTCACAAGTTTAAGAGAGAGTGGGCCAGTGTAATGCGCTGCATAGCAGTGTTTGTTGGTATTAACCATGCAAGTGCT AAACTGGATTTTGCCAATAATGTTCAACTGTCATTGACTTTAGCTGCTTTGTCTTTGGGCCTTTGGTGGACTTTTGATCGGTCAAGAAGTGGCCTTGGGCTTGGAATTACAATAGCATTTCTAGCAACTCTGATCACTCAGTTTCTTGTGTATAATGGTGTTTATCA gTATACATCTCCTGATTTTCTTTATATCCGTTCTTGGTTGCCGTGTATTTTTTTCTCAGGTGGTGTGACAGTAGGAAACATAGGACGACAACTGGCTATG